A DNA window from Peromyscus leucopus breed LL Stock chromosome 3, UCI_PerLeu_2.1, whole genome shotgun sequence contains the following coding sequences:
- the LOC114684457 gene encoding LOW QUALITY PROTEIN: trypsin-4-like (The sequence of the model RefSeq protein was modified relative to this genomic sequence to represent the inferred CDS: inserted 2 bases in 1 codon) yields the protein MKIFIFFAFLGAADHWRLCCPKHSIPYQVSLNDGYGHQCGGSLISDQWVLSAAHCYKGRSLQVRLGEHNIHVLEGGEQFIDPEKIIRHPKYNKTTVDNDILLIKLKSPATLNSQVSTISLPTSCPSTGAQCLVSGWGNTVNLGGKYPEILQCLEAPVLSASSCRNSYPGKITNKXVLPRLPEGGKDSCDGDSGGPVICDGEIQGIVSWGTGCALRGKPGVYTKVCNYLSWIRETMAAN from the exons atgAAGATCTTCATCTTCTTTGCTTTCCTGGGAGCTGCTG aTCATTGGAGGCTATGCTGTCCAAAACATTCCATTCCTTACCAAGTGTCCTTGAATGACGGCTATGGCCATCAGTGTGGTGGCTCCCTCATCAGTGACCAATGGGTACTGTCTGCAGCTCACTGCTATAAGGGAAG GAGCCTTCAGGTTCGCCTCGGAGAACACAATATTCATGTGCTTGAGGGTGGTGAGCAATTCATTGATCCAGAAAAGATAATCCGCCATCCAAAGTACAACAAGACCACTGTCGACAATGACATCCTGCTGATTAAACTGAAGTCACCTGCCACCCTCAACTCTCAAGTGTCCACAATCTCTCTGCCTACATCCTGCCCATCTACAGGTGCTCAGTGCCTTGTGTCTGGCTGGGGAAACACTGTGAACCTTGGAG GCAAATACCCAGAAATCCTTCAGTGTCTGGAAGCCCCTGTTCTTTCTGCCAGTTCGTGCAGAAATTCCTACCCAGGCAAGATCACCAACAA TGTtctgcctcggcttcctgagGGTGGAAAGGACTCCTGTGAT GGTGACTCTGGTGGCCCTGTCATCTGCGATGGAGAGATCCAGGGCATTGTCTCCTGGGGTACAGGCTGTGCCCTGAGAGGCAAACCTGGTGTCTATACCAAGGTCTGCAACTACCTGAGCTGGATTCGGGAGACCATGGCTGCCAACTGA
- the LOC114684455 gene encoding trypsin-4-like → MKIFIFFAFLGAAVAFPAGGDDDDKIIGGYACPKHSILYQVSLNDGDGHQCGGSLISDQWVLSAAHCYKGCLQVRLGEHNIHVLEGGEQFIDPEKIIRHPKYNKTTADNDILLIKLKSPATLNSQVSTISLPTSCPSTGAQCLVSGWGNTVNLGGKYPEILQCLEAPVLSASSCRNSYPGMITNNMFCLGFLEGGKDSCDVSVLSVLLQNLQSLYFLLYVFPG, encoded by the exons atgAAGATCTTCATCTTCTTTGCTTTCCTGGGAGCTGCTG ttgctttccctgctggtggtgatgatgatgacaagaTCATTGGAGGCTATGCCTGTCCAAAACATTCCATTCTTTACCAAGTGTCTTTGAATGATGGCGATGGCCATCAGTGTGGTGGCTCCCTCATCAGTGACCAATGGGTACTGTCTGCAGCTCACTGCTATAAGGGATG CCTTCAGGTTCGCCTCGGAGAACACAATATTCATGTGCTTGAGGGTGGTGAGCAATTCATTGATCCAGAAAAGATAATCCGCCATCCAAAGTACAACAAGACCACTGCAGACAATGACATCCTGCTGATTAAACTGAAGTCACCTGCCACCCTCAACTCTCAAGTGTCCACAATCTCTCTGCCTACATCCTGCCCATCTACAGGTGCTCAGTGCCTTGTGTCTGGCTGGGGAAACACTGTGAACCTTGGAG GCAAATACCCAGAAATCCTTCAGTGTCTGGAAGCCCCTGTTCTTTCTGCCAGTTCGTGCAGAAATTCCTACCCAGGCATGATCACCAACAACATGTTCTGCCTCGGCTTCCTGGAGGGTGGAAAGGACTCTTGTGATGTGAGTGTTCTTTCAGTCCTTCTCCAAAACTTGCAGTCACTctattttcttctgtatgtttttcCTGGCTGA